DNA from Vibrio japonicus:
AAGTCTGATGCAAATCCAAAAAACGTTGGATGGCTATGGCCCAGACTCAACCATGTACCATGAAATGCAGAGCACGCTTAACGAGATGGAACAAATGATGTCTGAATTTAAGCCAGTACTGCGTCAGTTGAACGAGAAACCAAACTCTCTCGTGTTTGGTGAAGATCAGACAAGTGATCCGATTCCAGTAAAAGGAAAACAATAATGAAAAAATGGGGACTATTGATTCTCGCAGCACTGGCTGGTTGCAGCACTACAGAATCAAGCACACAACTGTATATGCTACCTAAAGGCGACGCTGTTCAAACCAACGTTGTTCAAACTGCAGGCGCTCAGCCTAACCAATCGCTATTGGTGGTTAGAAACATCGACGTCGCTGACTATCTGAATGGCTCAGGCCTAGTGTACAGAACATCAGAAACTCAGGTTATTCAAGCGAAGAACAACCAATGGGCAGAAAATCTATCTAATCAACTTAGCCAGCGTATCGTTAATGATTTACGCCATAAGCAAACCACGTACTGGCCTGTAAAAATGACGGCAGCGATGGACCAAACCCAACAAATGAAACTGCAGCTTAGTGTGCAGCGTTTTAATGGGGCGTATACGGGAAACGCAGAAATCGCAGGTATATGGAACTTGATTGATGGGCAGGGAAAAATCGTCAGCAGTGCGCCATTTAATCTCAACGTTCCTCTGAAAGAAGAGGGGTATTCAGCGCTAGTCGAAGCATTGGATCAAGGTGTTGATCAATTAACAACGACGATTGCGCAGAACCTATAAATAACGAGCTGGACGTTTTGTAATCAGAACATGGCTTTCAGAGTTATTTGAACGGCACCCAACTTCAAATATTCTTGGGCTTAAGATCAAATTTATCCGAACTGTATGGAATGTAATTTTCATACAGTTTTTTTTCGTCTCAATCTACAAACTGTCATTTTACTCACTATTTATTACAGCAAGAGAAAGATAACTACGCGCCTCACACTTCAATCTGTGATTTCCATTCTAACTCTGTTTTCTCCTCCTAACTCTCTACGCCCTTTATCAAGCACCAATAGGGTGAGGCAATGAGATGTCCGACAAAGATAAGGTTAACTTGTGGTGATGTTTGCTTATCGCGTCCACACAGGGTGAAGACTTGAGGAAGTTCTTCAATGGAGAGAACGAAAATGGATGTAACAATGAACATCAAGTTAACGAGAATGACATTGGCTTTTGCATCACTCGGTATGTTGGCGGGTTGTAATGACTCGCTGGATGTCAGGGTGATGGATGGCTATTTAGAAAACGCAGCTGTTTGGTTAGACGTAGACGGTAATTTTGAACAAGGGGAAACGGAGCCCCAGTCAACGACGGATAAAAATGGTTACGCCAGCCTAGACGTTGCTGGCATAGAGCAAGACCAGCTCAGAAGCTTCATTACGGCGAAAGTTAAGCGCGGGATCACCATTGACCAAGATATTCCAGGTGTGACGGCGACACGTGATTATTTACTGTTGGCACCTGCCAACTACTCGCATGTGAGTCCGTTGACGACATACATTAGCTTGCAAATGGCGCAGGGCGTGAGTGAAGAAAAAGCGCTGAAGAGACTGCGCAAGCAATTACGCCAGCCAGATTTGATCGCGGATAGTGATTATGTCGCGAATGAATCCCTGATCATCGCTCGCGCAGCTAAGGCATTAGTACAGCTATTACCTGCGACGCTAGCGGAGGACGAACTTAAACCGCTTTCTAAGACTCTGGAAAAAGGCGCGAAAGAGTTAGGCAAGGCGATCAAAAAAGGCGATGACCTACAATCCAAAACTCTGATGCTTGATGCCAGTGGCAAACCGATCGTGGCACTTGATAGCGATAGTGACGGTGTGGCAGATGCATTGGATCTGTTCCCTTATGACAAACGTGAAACCGCCGATGCCGATCTGGATGGTGTTGGTGACCACGCGGATCTGGATGATGACAACGACGGCTTCAGCGATCGCGACGAGTTACAAGTTGGCACTGACCCATATGACTCAGGAAGCCAACCAGCGGATCTCGATGGAGATAAGATCCCTGACCAGCTAGATGAGGATATCGACGGTGATGGCTGGAGCAACCTAGATGAAGAGCGTCTCGGTAGCGATGCGTACGAGGCACAAAGTCAGCCAGCAGATTTCGATGGCGATAAGATTGCTGACGTAGACGATACGGACATCGACAATGATGGTGCAGATAACAGCGTTGATGCCTTCCCGAAAGATCGCTTTGAAAGCCTTGATACCAATGGGGACGGTTTAGGTGACTTTGCATCAAGTGATGATGATGGCGATGGTATCCCAGACAGTATCGACCCAAACCCGAAAAGTCCTGATAACAGTACCGCTGTTGTGACGCCAACTTATCAAGAAGCTGTGGTTTACTACAAACGTGATGACGGCAATTATGACGATTGGGGCCTGCACTTATGGAATAACTCAACTTGTGATGCGGTCAGTGACGATGCATTAACGGGTGTGGATTGGGGCAACCCATTTAGCTGGAGTGAAATTGATCCAGAATATGGAGCGAAATTCACCGTTTCGCTGAAAGCAGAACATGGCGATTGTGTAAATTTCATTCTCCACAAAGGCGATGAAAAGGCCCTTGGAAGTGATGATCTGCAAATTGATTTTTCCAAAGGAAACACGTTATACACCACACATGGCAGCACAGTTCTCAAATACTCGCCAGATGAGCAAATCACGATAGAAGTGGCGAATGCCGCCGCTCATTGGTTGGATGTGAATTCGATTGCTTGGTTCGATCACAGCGAAGCCGCCAGTTACCAGCTTTGGAGCAGAGTCGCAGGCAATGGTGACATCAATCAGCCGGAACAGTTTGAAAAATACCCATTATCGCTCGCTGGCTTGACTGATAACCCAGAGTTTCCACATCTGAACGGTCGTACTGAGTTCTTCCTTGATGTCGACGCCGATAGCGCGAAATCACTGCTGAAAACTCAGCTCATTGCTGTTGCATTAGATAGCGATGGTCAACCGTTAGTCGCGACACAGGTACAAATTCCGGGTGTGACAGACGTGTTGTATACATCGGGTGTAAACGACGCGGACGAAGCGAAATTAGGCAGTTGGATGGATGGCGGTGTTGCCAACTTTGCTCTTTGGGCTCCGACCGCACAAGAAGTAGAGCTGTACTTGTACGCGCAAGACAAGTCGCTTATTCAAGCATCACCTATTGCGATGACACTCGATCCGAAAACCGGTATTTGGCGTTACCAAGGTGGCGCTGAGTTAGAAAACGTCTTCTATCGTTATCGAGTCAAAGCGTATCATCCGAAAACTCAACACGTAGAGTGGATGATGACGACGGATCCGTACTCACTCTCTTTGAGCACATCCAGCTTACATTCGCAGTTGGTTGACCTTACATCGCCGCAGTCCAAACCCGATGGTTGGGATTCGCAGGTGATCCCAGTGCTCGATAATCCAGAAGACAACATCGTTTACGAGCTGCATATTCGTGATTTCAGTATCAGCGATAGTAAAGGTTCACCCGAGCGTGACGGCAAGTATTCAGCATTCTTGGAAGATGAGCGAGACAGTGTGGCTCAACTTGAGTCGCTGAAGAATTCAGGGCTGACGACGATTCACTTACTGCCGAGCTATGATTTGGCGTCGATCCCAGAAAACCCAGCCAAACGCGTCGACTTAAATGACACGGTCGCGAAGCTGTGTGAAATCAACCCAGACGCTCACTTATGCATCGACGGTACTTCTCGTAGTGCGACGATTCTTTCTCTCCTTGAGCAAACTGATCCAAATACAGGGGAAGCACAAGCACTGTTGGCGGACATTCGCCCATTAGATGGATTCAACTGGGGTTACGATCCGTTCCACTACAGCGCACCAGAAGGCAGCTATGCGGTTGAAAGTGATGGCGTTTCGCGAATTCGTGAATACCGTCAAATGGTACAAAAGCTTCATGATATGGGCTTTAGAGTGGTTCAGGATGTGGTCTACAACCATACGTATTCATCCGGGCTTTACGACAAATCGGTGCTGGATAAATCGGTTCCGGGCTATTACCACCGACTGAACCCAATCACGGGTGCGGTTGAAAACTCAACCTGTTGTGACAATACCGCGTCTGAAAACCGTATGTTCGAGAAGCTGGTGGCTGACAGTGTGGTGATGTGGGCGCAAGACTACAAGATTGATGGTTTCCGCTTTGACTTAATGGGACACCTGATGAAGTCGAGCATGCTGCACATCTACGAAGAGACACAGAAAGTCGATCAAGACACTTGGTTCTACGGCGAAGGCTGGAACTTTGGTGAAGTCGTCAACGGACAGCGTGGCGAGAACGCGACACAGTGGCCGATGGCGGGAACAGGTATTGGCACTTACAACGATCGTTTGCGTGACGGCGTGCGTGGTGGTGGTCCGTTTGACAGTGGCGACGCGTTGCTCCAGACCCCAGGGTTTGCAAATGCGGGTAACCGTTTTGACGATGAGCTTAAGTCCCGTATGGATCTGATTCGCTACGGTATGGCGGGTAACTTGCAGAACTATCCATTGCAGACTTTCAGCGGCACAACGGTTTATGGCCGAGACTTCCTATATGGAAACCAAGGGGCGGCGTATACACTCGATCCGCAAGAGTCGATCAACTATGTCTCTAAGCACGACAACCAAACGTTATGGGACTTCAACCAGTATAAGGCACAAGCGGATGTTTCATCTGCTGATCGTGCCCGTATGCAGATTGTTGGATTGTCGACCGTGTTACTAGGACAGGGCGTACCGTTCTTGCACATGGGATCAGAATTGCTGCGTTCTAAGTCAATGGCACGCGACAGTTACGACAGTGGTGATTGGTACAACAAAGTCGATTTTAGCAAGCAAACCAACAACTGGAATG
Protein-coding regions in this window:
- a CDS encoding PqiC family protein; this encodes MKKWGLLILAALAGCSTTESSTQLYMLPKGDAVQTNVVQTAGAQPNQSLLVVRNIDVADYLNGSGLVYRTSETQVIQAKNNQWAENLSNQLSQRIVNDLRHKQTTYWPVKMTAAMDQTQQMKLQLSVQRFNGAYTGNAEIAGIWNLIDGQGKIVSSAPFNLNVPLKEEGYSALVEALDQGVDQLTTTIAQNL
- the pulA gene encoding pullulanase-type alpha-1,6-glucosidase codes for the protein MNIKLTRMTLAFASLGMLAGCNDSLDVRVMDGYLENAAVWLDVDGNFEQGETEPQSTTDKNGYASLDVAGIEQDQLRSFITAKVKRGITIDQDIPGVTATRDYLLLAPANYSHVSPLTTYISLQMAQGVSEEKALKRLRKQLRQPDLIADSDYVANESLIIARAAKALVQLLPATLAEDELKPLSKTLEKGAKELGKAIKKGDDLQSKTLMLDASGKPIVALDSDSDGVADALDLFPYDKRETADADLDGVGDHADLDDDNDGFSDRDELQVGTDPYDSGSQPADLDGDKIPDQLDEDIDGDGWSNLDEERLGSDAYEAQSQPADFDGDKIADVDDTDIDNDGADNSVDAFPKDRFESLDTNGDGLGDFASSDDDGDGIPDSIDPNPKSPDNSTAVVTPTYQEAVVYYKRDDGNYDDWGLHLWNNSTCDAVSDDALTGVDWGNPFSWSEIDPEYGAKFTVSLKAEHGDCVNFILHKGDEKALGSDDLQIDFSKGNTLYTTHGSTVLKYSPDEQITIEVANAAAHWLDVNSIAWFDHSEAASYQLWSRVAGNGDINQPEQFEKYPLSLAGLTDNPEFPHLNGRTEFFLDVDADSAKSLLKTQLIAVALDSDGQPLVATQVQIPGVTDVLYTSGVNDADEAKLGSWMDGGVANFALWAPTAQEVELYLYAQDKSLIQASPIAMTLDPKTGIWRYQGGAELENVFYRYRVKAYHPKTQHVEWMMTTDPYSLSLSTSSLHSQLVDLTSPQSKPDGWDSQVIPVLDNPEDNIVYELHIRDFSISDSKGSPERDGKYSAFLEDERDSVAQLESLKNSGLTTIHLLPSYDLASIPENPAKRVDLNDTVAKLCEINPDAHLCIDGTSRSATILSLLEQTDPNTGEAQALLADIRPLDGFNWGYDPFHYSAPEGSYAVESDGVSRIREYRQMVQKLHDMGFRVVQDVVYNHTYSSGLYDKSVLDKSVPGYYHRLNPITGAVENSTCCDNTASENRMFEKLVADSVVMWAQDYKIDGFRFDLMGHLMKSSMLHIYEETQKVDQDTWFYGEGWNFGEVVNGQRGENATQWPMAGTGIGTYNDRLRDGVRGGGPFDSGDALLQTPGFANAGNRFDDELKSRMDLIRYGMAGNLQNYPLQTFSGTTVYGRDFLYGNQGAAYTLDPQESINYVSKHDNQTLWDFNQYKAQADVSSADRARMQIVGLSTVLLGQGVPFLHMGSELLRSKSMARDSYDSGDWYNKVDFSKQTNNWNVGLPRADKDQANWSAIQSVISNPNTVATAEDIRWTDEAFKALLSVRSSTPLLKLVSEREVLERVRFHNTGANTLPGLIAMSVNDGVSSGADLDGNYDAIIVLINANTSPQSLHVAGAQGFELHPTLSASSDSIVKHSTFVDGTFSIPALTAAVFVLPQEGVQGEGLVADTPQVDVPPYGSTEVYLRGSMNDWGAQDQLTYQGKGIYAFEGYLTPGVYEFKVASSDWSSINLGYGSFTSGSGSVTLEDAGNGNVKVTITEQGVYQFALDASDKSSLVVSVIDQNLDYACYQDENPACDLRIYQVMMESFVDGDPSADYGVGYGTSHHNGDLQGVIDSLDYIASLNVNAIWLTPVFDSCAGQGGDDKLDATGYFACDFFNVDPNFGSNEKLRELIDTAHSKGLYVFLDGVFGHTHINGVKPSPSGKLPTLYGESGYPGMYVSYPDQASEEFFTEVATYWVKEFGIDGWRLDQAYQLPLDSWRRIRAAVEQAAEENKLAGNSWGTLGYMVGEVWQGADDINRTAYGSDEDPALSSAFNFPLRYGLVQALAVEESGASSNARALDAEWNSRSKSPYHAMPNLMLGNHDLVRFGDLIQRGGLADGNLRHKAAFSFLAAYSGPITLYYGEEIGDEVENFAEKVTADCVSQGLCDDHVARSSGKVEGVTSTLTSEQQQLKSYLAQLMQVRSQHPALYAGERRNLWIDDQLYVDLKVYQDEQVVYALNTSNVEQSLPLDNTKLKTATRLVDLMTGESIPLQLPTTNVSVPALTGRLLLVE